The Nitrospirota bacterium DNA segment AGGCACTCTGAAGCAATTTCCGGCATAAACAACAGACACTCTCTATGCCACTTTTAGCGGATGAATGCGGACTATTTCTTTTCTGTATTCTTTCTGCACATGCCAGAGGTCATAGGCGCATCGGGCATTCAGCCGTTTTCTTTTCCCAATTTACACGCCATATGTTAAAATATTCAATCAACAAGCTGTTAAAACAGGAGGCATTTATGGGCGTTGCATTAGACTATAAAAAAACAATAATAAATTTAACCAGAGAATTACCTAAAAACAAACTTAAGGAATTAATAGATTTTGCCCAGTTTCTTAAAGCAAAAAAAGAAGGGTTTTCTTATTTGCAGGTTAAAGACAGCGCAGAATATGTCAGACAGCATAGGACAAAAGAAGCGCAGAAGTTCAAGTCAGGGAAAAGATTTATTGAAGAGCTTATTGAATGGCAAAAATCAAACTCTTAGTAGATACTGATATTATTATTGACTATCTCAAAGGAATAAAACCTGCCAGAGAATTTTTCAAATCCGAGAATTTTGATATTTACTGTTCGGTCCTCAGCCAAAAAGAACTGCTCTCTAAAAAAGGACTCAGCGACTCTGAAAGAAAAAGGATAAAGGAACTGTTATTACGATTAAAGGTCTTAAAGATAGATAATGAGGTAAGCAAAAAGTATATGCTGCTTCTGAATAATTATGGAGAAAAGCAGGGTTCTATCGCAGATTACGTAATAGCTGCAACAGTATGGGCAAAAACCCTTCCTCTTTTAACAAGGAACAGGAAACATTTTGACCAGATAAAAGAAATACAACTTAGCCCGGTTTATGAAGATAACGCTGCATTATAAGTTATCTTAAACACCTACTTCACCTTTGCCTCGTACACGCCGTCCCATTCTGCCTCCGGCGGATTCGCGATAAATTCACTGCACCTTTCGGCAAAAACCTCTGAGGGCTTATCATTATATTTACCGGCAAGGCTCTGAAAAATCCCGAGCGCATCTTTGAATTGCTGTTTTCTGTATAAACTCAATGCCTCTTTGAACTTATGGATTATGTCATCGCTTAATCCTGAAGAAATTTCATAGATGGTGACAGGCTTGTCCTTGCCCTTGACCTTGATTAAATCAAGCTCCCGGAGATGCATTGTTAAACCGCCCGGCATCTGAAGGGCAGTCTTAACAATATCGGTGTTCAAAACGTTCAAATCGTTTAAGCTGTTCAAATGCTTAAAAGTAAATTCACTTATGATTATGTTTGTCTTGTAAACCTTATTCATACCCTCAAGCCTTGACGCAAGATTAACCGTGTCGCCGATGGCTGTATAGTCAAACCGTATATCAGTCCCCATATTTCCTACAATGACGTCCCCCGTATTTATGCCGACGCCTATATTAATTTCAGGGATGCCGCTTTCGCGGAAATTGTTATTAAGCTCCTTCAGCCTGTCCATCATCTCTATTGCAGTCTGACCGGCGGAGCCAGAGTGATTTTTAACATCAAGCGGCGCATTATACAGCGCCATAATGGCGTCGCCGATATATTTATCAAGAGTCCCGCTGTTTTTTAAAACTATATCTGTCATTGGTCCGAGATATTTGTTTAAAAGCAGTACCAGCCCCTCCGGCGTGAGCTTTTCTGAAATGGAAGTAAAGCCTCTTATGTCTGAAAACAAGACCGTTATCTCCCTTTTCTCACCGCCGAGTTTAAGCATATCAGGCTTTGTTATTATCTCCTTCACAAGCGCCGGCGACACATAACTTGTGAATGCCTTCTTAAGGAACCTGCTCTGCCTTTCTTCAACAATATTCCTGTAAGCCTCTAAACTTATATATGTAAGTCCCGTGGAGATGATTGGAAAAATGACTACTGTGTTTAAAAAGTAATTGGCAAAAAGAAAAAAATTTATATAAATGTATACAGCCATGGTTATTAAAAGAAACAGTAATGAAATTATGGTCCTGCGGGTCAGGCTCAGGATAACGGATAATAAAATGGGGAACAAAGCGATAAAAACCATCTCAAGCGCTATCACCCGTCCGTCCCTGATTAAAAAATTCTTCTGCAGTACATTAGATGCAACCGTTGCATGAATCTCCACCCCGGGCAGCACCGGGTCAAGCGGGGTTGCCCTCATGTCATAGATTCCAATTTCAGTTGCGCCGACAAAGACCAATGCGTCCTTCAGCGCACCGGGGGTTAAACGGTTCTTTATCACATCAACGGCCGGAATGATTTTAAATATTCCTTGTTTCCCGTAATAATTAAGAGTCAACCGTCCTGATTCATCGGCAGGTATCAGGGTATCTTTTATAATGACCCCGCTTACGCCGTAGGACGCAATATCAAGCACAATTTCACTGCCGAGGTAGTGCCTGAGGCTGGAAAGTGAGAGGGAAGGATACGGGTCGCCGTCATAAAGCATCAGGAGGGTTTCCGTTCTTATTATCCCGTCTTTATCAGGCAGGATGTTAAAAAAACCCGCGCCTTCAGACGCCTCTGAAACTTGCGGGATGTTTAATTCCACATTCGGGTAAGTCATAAGAGGGACCTCAGTGACATTTTCACTCATCCGTACAACTTTTATCTTTGAGGA contains these protein-coding regions:
- a CDS encoding PIN domain-containing protein → MAKIKLLVDTDIIIDYLKGIKPAREFFKSENFDIYCSVLSQKELLSKKGLSDSERKRIKELLLRLKVLKIDNEVSKKYMLLLNNYGEKQGSIADYVIAATVWAKTLPLLTRNRKHFDQIKEIQLSPVYEDNAAL
- a CDS encoding adenylate/guanylate cyclase domain-containing protein, which produces MKIKRLIIFTAIGIFISLLTIFVYRQKIDFFTSLDLKLKDVRFRARGERKPAPNVVVVAIDSKSINELGRWPWDRKALAQLIKNIKSYGATTIAFDIVFSEASNPDSDRAFSDAIKENGNVIAGYFFRQETEKQSAEASEALQSSKIKVVRMSENVTEVPLMTYPNVELNIPQVSEASEGAGFFNILPDKDGIIRTETLLMLYDGDPYPSLSLSSLRHYLGSEIVLDIASYGVSGVIIKDTLIPADESGRLTLNYYGKQGIFKIIPAVDVIKNRLTPGALKDALVFVGATEIGIYDMRATPLDPVLPGVEIHATVASNVLQKNFLIRDGRVIALEMVFIALFPILLSVILSLTRRTIISLLFLLITMAVYIYINFFLFANYFLNTVVIFPIISTGLTYISLEAYRNIVEERQSRFLKKAFTSYVSPALVKEIITKPDMLKLGGEKREITVLFSDIRGFTSISEKLTPEGLVLLLNKYLGPMTDIVLKNSGTLDKYIGDAIMALYNAPLDVKNHSGSAGQTAIEMMDRLKELNNNFRESGIPEINIGVGINTGDVIVGNMGTDIRFDYTAIGDTVNLASRLEGMNKVYKTNIIISEFTFKHLNSLNDLNVLNTDIVKTALQMPGGLTMHLRELDLIKVKGKDKPVTIYEISSGLSDDIIHKFKEALSLYRKQQFKDALGIFQSLAGKYNDKPSEVFAERCSEFIANPPEAEWDGVYEAKVK